One Scomber scombrus chromosome 1, fScoSco1.1, whole genome shotgun sequence DNA segment encodes these proteins:
- the LOC133978948 gene encoding NLR family CARD domain-containing protein 3-like: protein MKSDWSIGRFDDFKDEQPADGRVQQQSSEVHSYQSAQQHQTQLDSIFMLLEENIVTFVKKALKRLQKGLRPDYPECLESQSEDEDVLDDEEEELRRSSREALLKITVHFLRRMKQEELAERLQSKCRHKLKRNLKKKFQCLFEGIAKAGNPTLLNEIYTPLYITEGGTAEVNDEHEVTQIETASWKPDRPETTIRQEEIFKASPGRDEPIRKVMTKGVAGIGKTVLTQKFTLDWAEGKANQDILFIFPFTFRELNVLKEKKYSLVELVHLFFTETKEAGICRFEEFQVVFIFDGLDECRLPLDFHNNEILTDVTESTSVDVLLTNLIRGKLIPSARLWITTRPAAANQIPPECVSMVTDVRGFTDPQKEEYFRNRFTDKKQASTIISHIKTSRSLHIMCHIPVFCWITATVLEDVLKSRERGELPKTLTEMYIHFLVVQAKLKNIKYDGGAETDPHWSPESRKMIESLGKLAFEQLQKGNLIFYELDLKECGIDIRAASVCSGVFTQVFKNERGLYHDKVFCFVHLSVQEFLAALHVHLTFIKSGVNLLEENPMSTSQKSGTTEEKSAMTHFYHTAVDNALQSPNGHLDLFLRFLLGLSLQTNQILLQGLLTQTGSSSQINEKTGRYIKKIIMETSSPEKNINLFHCLSELRDHSLVEVIQQYLRSGSLTTKKLSPAQWSALVYILLSSEKDLKVFDLKKYSASEEALLRLLPVVKASNKALLSGCNLSDRGCEALSSILSSQSSNLKELDLSNNSLQDSAVTQLSAGLNSPHCTLKTLRLIGCNLSGRSCEVLASVLSSQFSSLRELDVSNNDLHDSGVKLLSAGLESPHCGLKTLWLSGCLITKEGCASLASALSSNPSHLKELDLSYNHPGDSGVQLLNQDPHLKLATLKVDHGGVQRLRPGIRKYACELELDPNTVNGKLKLSDNNRKVTHVEEVQSYPDHPDRFDRWPQLLCGNVLTGRCYWEVERRGRLSVSVSYRGISRKGGRDDCWFGRNDQSWSLYCSEDGVYCVWHNKTGISMSSSSSSSSSSSSFSSSVSDRVGVYLDCPAGTLSFYRVSSDTLTHLHTFKTTFTQPLNAGFAVRSGSSLSLCDL, encoded by the exons agttcagcagcagagctcagaggttcacAGTtatcagtctgcacagcagcatcaaacacagctggactccatatttatg ctgctggaggagaacattgtcacttttgtgaagaaagCGTTGAAGAGACTGCAGAAAGGTCTGAGAccagattacccagaatgcttagagagtcagagtgaggatgaggatgtgttggacgatgaggaggaagagctgaggaggagcagcagagaggcattgCTGAAGATCAcagtgcacttcctgaggagaatgaagcaggaggagctggctgagcgtctgcagagca AGTGTCGACATAAACTCAAGCGTAACCtgaagaagaagttccagtgtctgtttgaggggatcgctaaagcaggaaacccaacccttctgaatgagatctacacaccgctctacatcacagagggagggactgcagaggtcaatgatgaacatgaggtcacacagattgaaacagcatcctggaaaccagacagaccagaaacaacaatcagacaagaagaaatctttaaagcctcacctggaagagatgaaccaatcagaaaagtgatgacaaagggagtggctggcattgggaaaacagtcttaacacagaagttcactctggactgggctgaaggcaaagccaaccaggacatattgttcatatttccattcactttcagagagctgaatgtgctgaaagagaaaaagtacagcttagTGGAACTTGTTCACctcttctttactgaaaccaaagaagcaggaatctgcaggtttgaagagttccaggttgtgttcatctttgacggtctggatgagtgtcgacttcctctggacttccacaacaatgagatcctgactgatgttacagagtccacctcagtggatgtgctgctgacaaacctcatcagggggaaactgattccctctgctcgcctctggataaccacacgaccggcagcagccaatcagatccctcctgagtgtgtcagCATGGTGACAGatgtcagagggttcactgacccacagaaggaggagtacttcaggaataGATTCACAGACAAgaagcaggccagcaccatcatctcccacatcaagacatcccgaagcctccacatcatgtgccacatcccagtcttctgctggatcactgctacagttctggaggatgtgttgaaaagcagagagagaggagagctgcccaagaccctgactgagatgtacatccacttcctggtggttcaagccaaactgaagaacatcaagtatgatgggggagctgagacagatccacactggagtccagagagcaggaagatgattgagtctctgggaaaactggcttttgagcagctgcagaaaggcaacctgatcttctatgaattaGACCTGaaagagtgtggcatcgatatcagagcagcctcagtttgctcaggagtgttcacacaggtctttaaaaatgagagagggctgtaccatgacaaggtgttctgcttcgtccatctgagtgtccaggagtttctggctgctcttcatgtccatctgacattcatcaagtctggagtcaatctacTGGAAGAAAATCCAATGTCGACCTCACAGAAGTCAGGAACAACAGAAGAGAAATCTGCCATGACACATTTCTACCACACTGCTGTGGACAATGCCTTacagagtccaaatggacatcTGGatttgttcctccgcttcctcctgggtctttcactgcagaccaatcagattCTCCTACAAGGCCTgttgacacagacaggaagtagctcacagatTAATGAAAAAACAGGCAGGTACATCAAGAAGATAATTATGGAGACTTCCTCTCCAGAGAAGAACATCAATCTTTTCCACTGTCTGAGTGAGCTAAGAGATCATTCTCTGGTGGAGGTAATtcaacagtacctgagatcgGGAAGTCTCACTACAAAAAagctgtctcctgctcagtggtcagctctggtctacATCTTgttgtcatcagaaaaagatctgaaagtgtttgacctgaagaaatactctgcttcagaggaagCTTTGCTGAGGCTGCTACCAGTGGTCAAAGCTTCTAATAAAGCTTT GTTGAGTGGCTGTAACCTGTCAGACAGAGGCTGTGAAGCTCTGTCCTCAATTCTCAGTTCTCAGTCATCCAATCTGAAAGAGCTTGACTTGAGTAACAACAGTCTGCAGGACTCTGCAGTAACACAACTCTCTGCTGGACTGAatagtccacactgtacactgaaaactctcag GCTGATTGGCTGTAACCTGTCAGGAAGAAGTTGTGAAGTCTTGGCCTCAGTTCTCAGTTCCCAGTTCTCTAGTCTGAGAGAGTTGGATGTCAGTAACAACGATCTGCACGATTCAGGCGTGAAGCTGTTGTCTGCTGGATTGGAGAGTCCACATTGTGGACTGAAAACTCTCTG gttgtcaggatgtctgatcacaaaggaaggctgtgcttctctggcctcagccctgagctccaacccctcccatctgaaggagctggacctgagctacaatcatccaggagactcaggagtgCAGCTGCTGAACCAGGATCCACACTTGAAACTGGCCACTCTCAa GGTGGACCATGGGGGAGTGCAGAGGCTGAGACCTGGCATAagaaagt atgcctgtgaactggaactggatccaaacacagtaaACGGAAAACTaaaactgtctgacaacaacaggaaggtgacacacGTGGAGGAGgttcagtcatatcctgatcatccagacagatttgatcgctggcctcagctgctgtgtggaaacgttctgactggtcgctgttactgggaggtcgagagAAGAGGAAGACTTTCTGTATCAGTGAGCTACAGaggaatcagcaggaaaggagGCAGAGATGACTGTTGGTTTGGaaggaatgatcagtcctggagtctgtaCTGCTCTGAGGATGGTGTTTACTGTGTCTGGCACAATAAGACAGGAATATCaatgtcctcctcctcctcctcctcctcctcttcttcctccttctcctcctctgtctctgacaGAGTAGGAGTGTAtctggactgtcctgctggcactctgtccttctacagagtctcctctgacacactgacccacctccacaccttcaaaaccacattcactcagccccTGAATGCTGGGTTTGCAGTCAGGTCTGGTTCCTCATTGTCTCTGTGTgatctgtag